The Impatiens glandulifera chromosome 3, dImpGla2.1, whole genome shotgun sequence genome contains a region encoding:
- the LOC124932392 gene encoding probable WRKY transcription factor 33 isoform X1, producing the protein MMYIDDIMMMGKFDQHASSFLLEDWMSNPMIFSSSDILDEEDISCSTYVPEIPLDNDIIDKIQKHYLSPEENSTSECFELGGGGGEEDWGLDLDLDLPKTEALEGRIRERVEARNGFDLRLNLENIKLSDSSDSVIYDAASTSHYFKTPSISPRAFLDSPTFLSNPLVLQPSPTTGKFPFSLGKNSTFAAGEHDSVSFFDDFGSSSFESKPIDDSGPSFIPASTSRLLMGEYDTTIIPLTITANEDKISLDHNQQQQQQQQQQLQDEEQKSTTDLMMLQDEEQNTSGDHVGMMMHGASSSGEDFYNWRKYGQKHVKCSDYPRSYYKCTHPNCPVRKKVERSHEGLVTEIIYEKTHNHPEPINPNRNRLTTNINIGSSSHPTTDPHHQNGTGDSENSLQSSVDHGLPPNLSNTDHEEVNQQVVGQEDEHESKRRKMEASYTNEHMSGATRAIREPRVVIQATSVADILDDGYRWRKYGQKVVKGNPNPRSYYKCTSAGCPVRKHVERASDNLRSILTTYEAKHIHHVPAARNNNNNNNNNNNSNSSSINNHINNLTNQPVGFSTACPVQPHNQFLQRVDHQYHQIQNEMLRFNSRPVSHLGGTYGMNGRQLMAAGHPNGGFNYGMNQFSNNYMGMAGLGSSSNQPGNMASVLAMPNYLGQHNQMGGLIMPKGEPTSESPINNSIVNNNHNGPSSSSSSVYHQIMTRL; encoded by the exons ATG ATGTATATAGATGATATCATGATGATGGGCAAGTTTGATCAACATGCTTCTTCTTTCCTACTTGAAGATTGGATGTCGAATCCTATGATATTCTCATCTTCTGACATTttagatgaagaagatatcAGTTGTTCTACCTATGTACCAGAGATTCCTCTAGACaatgatattattgataaaatccAAAAACACTATTTGAGTCCTGAAGAGAATTCCACGTCAGAGTGCTTTGAattaggaggaggaggaggagaggaAGATTGGggtttggatttggatttggatttgccCAAGACAGAAGCTTTAGAAGGAAGGATTCGAGAAAGGGTTGAAGCCAGAAATGGATTTGATTTAAGATTGAATCTAGAAAATATCAAACTGTCTGATAGTTCTGATTCTGTAATCTATGATGCTGCATCTACCTCTCATTATTTCAAAACTCCTTCTATTAGTCCAAGGGCGTTTCTAGACTCCCCAACTTTCCTCTCCAATCCATTG GTTCTTCAGCCTTCTCCAACTACAGGAAAGTTCCCATTTTCATTAGGCAAAAACTCCACATTTGCTGCTGGAGAACATGATTCCGTCAGTTTCTTTGATGATTTCGGTTCTTCATCATTCGAATCCAAACCAATCGATGATTCTGGTCCCTCCTTCATTCCTGCCTCCACAAGCAGA CTTCTAATGGGTGAATATGATACCACTATCATTCCCTTAACAATAACAGCGAATGAAGATAAGATTTCACTTGATCATAATCAGCAGCAGCAACAGCAGCAGCAACAACAACTGCAAGATGAGGAGCAAAAGAGTACTACAGATTTGATGATGTTGCAAGATGAGGAGCAAAATACGAGTGGAGATCATGTGGGGATGATGATGCATGGTGCTTCTTCTAGCGGAGAAGACTTTTACAACTGGAGAAAATATGGACAGAAACATGTGAAATGTAGCGACTATCCAAGGAGTTATTACAAATGTACACATCCTAATTGCCCTGTCAGGAAGAAAGTTGAAAGGTCCCATGAAGGCCTCGTTACTGAGATCATATATGAAAAAACCCACAATCACCCTGAACCAATTAATCCCAACCGCAACAGGTTaacaacaaacattaatattgGATCCTCCAGCCACCCAACAACCGACCCACACCATCAAAATGGAACTGGCGATTCAGAAAATTCTTTGCAGTCATCAGTTGATCATGGTTTGCCTCCTAATCTCTCCAATACCGACCATGAAGAAGTTAACCAGCAAGTTGTTGGCCAAGAAGATGAACACGAGTCAAAGAGGAG GAAAATGGAAGCTTCTTACACAAATGAGCATATGAGCGGTGCTACTAGAGCTATTAGGGAGCCGAGAGTGGTGATTCAGGCCACAAGTGTCGCTGATATCCTTGATGATGGCTACCGTTGGCGCAAGTATGGCCAGAAAGTTGTCAAGGGAAATCCAAACCCCAG GAGTTACTATAAATGCACGAGCGCTGGTTGTCCAGTGAGGAAACATGTGGAAAGGGCATCAGACAATCTTCGATCAATCCTCACAACATATGAGGCAAAACACATTCATCATGTTCCAGCTGCtagaaacaacaacaacaacaataataacaataacaacAGCAACAGCAGCAGCATCAACAACCATATTAATAATCTTACAAACCAACCTGTGGGGTTTTCGACTGCATGTCCTGTTCAACCTCATAATCAATTTCTTCAGAGGGTAGATCACCAATATCATCAGATTCAAAATGAAATGTTGAGGTTCAATAGTAGACCAGTATCCCATCTGGGCGGCACATATGGTATGAACGGGAGGCAGCTGATGGCGGCAGGGCATCCTAATGGGGGGTTTAATTATGGTATGAACCAGTTTTCAAACAACTATATGGGTATGGCCGGACTAGGGTCATCTTCTAACCAACCTGGAAACATGGCATCAGTTTTGGCAATGCCTAACTATTTGGGACAACACAACCAAATGGGGGGTCTCATCATGCCAAAAGGAGAACCCACATCAGAATCTCCCATCAACAACAGTATCGTCAACAATAACCATAatggaccatcatcatcatcatcatctgttTATCATCAAATCATGACTAGGCTATAA
- the LOC124932392 gene encoding probable WRKY transcription factor 33 isoform X2, giving the protein MYDDIMMMGKFDQHASSFLLEDWMSNPMIFSSSDILDEEDISCSTYVPEIPLDNDIIDKIQKHYLSPEENSTSECFELGGGGGEEDWGLDLDLDLPKTEALEGRIRERVEARNGFDLRLNLENIKLSDSSDSVIYDAASTSHYFKTPSISPRAFLDSPTFLSNPLVLQPSPTTGKFPFSLGKNSTFAAGEHDSVSFFDDFGSSSFESKPIDDSGPSFIPASTSRLLMGEYDTTIIPLTITANEDKISLDHNQQQQQQQQQQLQDEEQKSTTDLMMLQDEEQNTSGDHVGMMMHGASSSGEDFYNWRKYGQKHVKCSDYPRSYYKCTHPNCPVRKKVERSHEGLVTEIIYEKTHNHPEPINPNRNRLTTNINIGSSSHPTTDPHHQNGTGDSENSLQSSVDHGLPPNLSNTDHEEVNQQVVGQEDEHESKRRKMEASYTNEHMSGATRAIREPRVVIQATSVADILDDGYRWRKYGQKVVKGNPNPRSYYKCTSAGCPVRKHVERASDNLRSILTTYEAKHIHHVPAARNNNNNNNNNNNSNSSSINNHINNLTNQPVGFSTACPVQPHNQFLQRVDHQYHQIQNEMLRFNSRPVSHLGGTYGMNGRQLMAAGHPNGGFNYGMNQFSNNYMGMAGLGSSSNQPGNMASVLAMPNYLGQHNQMGGLIMPKGEPTSESPINNSIVNNNHNGPSSSSSSVYHQIMTRL; this is encoded by the exons ATGTATG ATGATATCATGATGATGGGCAAGTTTGATCAACATGCTTCTTCTTTCCTACTTGAAGATTGGATGTCGAATCCTATGATATTCTCATCTTCTGACATTttagatgaagaagatatcAGTTGTTCTACCTATGTACCAGAGATTCCTCTAGACaatgatattattgataaaatccAAAAACACTATTTGAGTCCTGAAGAGAATTCCACGTCAGAGTGCTTTGAattaggaggaggaggaggagaggaAGATTGGggtttggatttggatttggatttgccCAAGACAGAAGCTTTAGAAGGAAGGATTCGAGAAAGGGTTGAAGCCAGAAATGGATTTGATTTAAGATTGAATCTAGAAAATATCAAACTGTCTGATAGTTCTGATTCTGTAATCTATGATGCTGCATCTACCTCTCATTATTTCAAAACTCCTTCTATTAGTCCAAGGGCGTTTCTAGACTCCCCAACTTTCCTCTCCAATCCATTG GTTCTTCAGCCTTCTCCAACTACAGGAAAGTTCCCATTTTCATTAGGCAAAAACTCCACATTTGCTGCTGGAGAACATGATTCCGTCAGTTTCTTTGATGATTTCGGTTCTTCATCATTCGAATCCAAACCAATCGATGATTCTGGTCCCTCCTTCATTCCTGCCTCCACAAGCAGA CTTCTAATGGGTGAATATGATACCACTATCATTCCCTTAACAATAACAGCGAATGAAGATAAGATTTCACTTGATCATAATCAGCAGCAGCAACAGCAGCAGCAACAACAACTGCAAGATGAGGAGCAAAAGAGTACTACAGATTTGATGATGTTGCAAGATGAGGAGCAAAATACGAGTGGAGATCATGTGGGGATGATGATGCATGGTGCTTCTTCTAGCGGAGAAGACTTTTACAACTGGAGAAAATATGGACAGAAACATGTGAAATGTAGCGACTATCCAAGGAGTTATTACAAATGTACACATCCTAATTGCCCTGTCAGGAAGAAAGTTGAAAGGTCCCATGAAGGCCTCGTTACTGAGATCATATATGAAAAAACCCACAATCACCCTGAACCAATTAATCCCAACCGCAACAGGTTaacaacaaacattaatattgGATCCTCCAGCCACCCAACAACCGACCCACACCATCAAAATGGAACTGGCGATTCAGAAAATTCTTTGCAGTCATCAGTTGATCATGGTTTGCCTCCTAATCTCTCCAATACCGACCATGAAGAAGTTAACCAGCAAGTTGTTGGCCAAGAAGATGAACACGAGTCAAAGAGGAG GAAAATGGAAGCTTCTTACACAAATGAGCATATGAGCGGTGCTACTAGAGCTATTAGGGAGCCGAGAGTGGTGATTCAGGCCACAAGTGTCGCTGATATCCTTGATGATGGCTACCGTTGGCGCAAGTATGGCCAGAAAGTTGTCAAGGGAAATCCAAACCCCAG GAGTTACTATAAATGCACGAGCGCTGGTTGTCCAGTGAGGAAACATGTGGAAAGGGCATCAGACAATCTTCGATCAATCCTCACAACATATGAGGCAAAACACATTCATCATGTTCCAGCTGCtagaaacaacaacaacaacaataataacaataacaacAGCAACAGCAGCAGCATCAACAACCATATTAATAATCTTACAAACCAACCTGTGGGGTTTTCGACTGCATGTCCTGTTCAACCTCATAATCAATTTCTTCAGAGGGTAGATCACCAATATCATCAGATTCAAAATGAAATGTTGAGGTTCAATAGTAGACCAGTATCCCATCTGGGCGGCACATATGGTATGAACGGGAGGCAGCTGATGGCGGCAGGGCATCCTAATGGGGGGTTTAATTATGGTATGAACCAGTTTTCAAACAACTATATGGGTATGGCCGGACTAGGGTCATCTTCTAACCAACCTGGAAACATGGCATCAGTTTTGGCAATGCCTAACTATTTGGGACAACACAACCAAATGGGGGGTCTCATCATGCCAAAAGGAGAACCCACATCAGAATCTCCCATCAACAACAGTATCGTCAACAATAACCATAatggaccatcatcatcatcatcatctgttTATCATCAAATCATGACTAGGCTATAA
- the LOC124929665 gene encoding uncharacterized protein LOC124929665: MNNRLSESTTEMLTCIACLDPKDSFSQFDIGKILYLAKLYPEDFSLTDRIALENHLPTYIQNVRNEFSMIQDLESLAKKMVETGKHRVFILVYRLIELTLVLPVMTASVERVFSAMKIIKTDLRNKIGDKWMNNSLIVYIENEIFTTIENEQILQHF; encoded by the coding sequence ATGAACAATCGGCTTTCGGAATCAACTACGGAGATGCTTACTTGTATTGCTTGTTTAGATCCAAAAGactcattttctcaatttgatatTGGTAAGATACTCTACCTTGCTAAACTTTATCCGGAGGATTTTTCGTTAACTGATCGTATAGCACTTGAGAACCATCTTCCGACTTACATTCAAAATGTACGAAATGAATTTTCTATGATTCAAGATTTGGAAAGTCTTGCTAAGAAGATGGTTGAAACTGGGAAACATAGAGTTTTTATATTGGTATATCGGTTGATTGAGTTAACATTGGTTTTACCTGTTATGACTGCTTCTGTTGAAAGAGTCTTTTCTGCGATGAAAATTATCAAGACTGATTTACGTAATAAAATAGGTGATAAGTGGATGAACAATAGTTTGATAGTATACATCGAGAATGAGATTTTTACCACAAttgaaaatgaacaaattttacaacatttttaa
- the LOC124928994 gene encoding putative 4-hydroxy-4-methyl-2-oxoglutarate aldolase 3, with amino-acid sequence MALATAELCDSNAALLGSDLRVLQPIFQVYGQCRAFSGPIVTLKVFEDNVLVRELLETRGDGRVLVIDGGGSLRCALVGGNLGQLAQNMGWAGIIVNGCIRDVDEINSCDIGVRALASHPQKSYKKGLGEKHVPVHMAGTFISNGEWLYADSDGILVSKTELSV; translated from the coding sequence ATGGCATTGGCAACCGCAGAACTTTGTGATTCCAATGCAGCCCTTCTTGGAAGCGATTTGCGGGTGTTGCAGCCTATTTTCCAAGTATACGGGCAGTGCAGAGCATTTTCAGGGCCAATTGTGACTCTAAAGGTGTTTGAAGACAATGTATTGGTAAGAGAGCTTCTTGAAACCAGGGGAGATGGAAGAGTTCTTGTGATAGATGGTGGAGGAAGCCTTAGGTGTGCTTTGGTTGGAGGGAATTTAGGACAGCTAGCCCAAAACATGGGATGGGCAGGGATAATTGTGAATGGATGCATCAGAGATGTAGATGAGATCAATAGCTGTGATATTGGGGTTAGAGCTTTGGCATCTCATCCTCAGAAATCTTATAAGAAGGGTCTGGGTGAAAAGCATGTTCCTGTTCATATGGCTGGTACCTTTATATCCAATGGTGAATGGCTTTATGCTGACAGCGATGGTATTCTAGTCTCAAAGACTGAGCTCTCTGTTTAA
- the LOC124928993 gene encoding uncharacterized protein LOC124928993, translated as MILFSNLILKRFDSVMMDDIGLFKQGWKWLLSRRHCYPMARTALISFKDRIGLVMERHWPMLCNGCSSFGRFLFVLLIHWKVCITRGVQSLIGLRSVALLLIMWSCFLSLTSLSCLFYVLISMGGAGIAVQYLGYTPGLFIVGLIAILILWMCANFWITGTLFIVGGYLFSRNHARLLVLMAMLYSIYCVKVRVGWFGVALSINLAFLSNDILNYLLQCCDNLNESTHVEEQKETESFTEANFSEESESAYSVHPDEDEKLDSCKTATKPDDMPSPSIINKQKVSPTQPVVKEETTSSIDEIKRILNCSDHYEAFGFSRHKKFDAVVLKKEYLRKARLVHPDKNMGSPLASESFKKLQCAYEVLSDSTKKIDYDAQLRKDELKSVSQRSHQDGPAYFSEESRRIQCSKCGNSHIWVCTNRNKTKAARWCQDCCQYHQAKDGDGWVEYKGSLGFDGSQKKMEIPRAFVCAESKIFDVSEWAICQGIACRPNTHRPSFHVNMVGLEKTNSTGERSNSSRYPWDLDAEMMEDEEEEFEMWLQEALASGLFCETSKRRKSWSPFKLPQKKGKKQWRRTSQ; from the exons ATGATTCTGtttagtaatttaattttaaagagaTTTGATTCTGTGATGATGGATGATATTGGCCTATTCAAGCAAGGATGGAAATGGCTGTTATCCAGAAGGCATTGTTATCCCATGGCTAGAACTGCCTTGATCTCTTTCAAGGACAGGATTGGTCTAGTTATGGAGCGTCATTGGCCGATGCTTTGCAATGGATGTTCAAGCTTTGGAAGGTTTTTATTCGTTTTGCTAATTCATTGGAAGGTCTGTATTACAAGGGGAGTTCAATCACTTATTGGGTTGAGATCTGTTGCACTTCTCTTAATAATGTGGAGTTGCTTTCTTAGCTTGACATCCTTATCTTGCCTGTTCTATGTTCTCATTAGTATG GGGGGTGCTGGGATTGCTGTTCAATACTTGGGATACACCCCTGGACTCTTTATTGTAGGATTAATCGCTATTTTGATTCTTTGGATGTGTGCTAACTTTTGGATAACGGGTACCCTTTTTATTGTTGGAG GGTATTTGTTTTCACGAAATCATGCCCGTTTGCTGGTCTTAATGGCAATGTTGTATTCCATTTACTGTGTAAAAGTTAGGGTTGGATGGTTTGGGGTTGCACTCTCGATTAACCTTGCTTTCCTCTCCAATGATATACTGAATTACTTACTTCAGTGCTgtgataatttaaatgaaaGCACACATGTTGAGGAACAGAAGGAAACAGAGTCATTTACAGAAGCTAACTTTTCTGAGGAGAGTGAGAGTGCATATTCTGTTCATCCTGATGAAGATGAGAAATTAGATTCCTGTAAAACTGCAACCAAACCAGATGATATGCCATCTCCTTCCATAATAAACAAACAGAAAGTCTCTCCTACTCAACCGGTGGTCAAAGAAGAAACTACTAGTTCGATCGATGAGATAAAACGGATATTAAATTGTTCAGATCATTATGAAGCCTTTGGGTTTTCCCGCCACAAGAAATTCGATGCTGttgttttgaaaaaagaatACCTGAGAAAG GCCAGGCTCGTACACCCTGACAAGAATATGGGAAGTCCGCTGGCAAGTGAATCGTTCAAGAAGCTTCAGTGTGCATATGAA GTTCTATCAGATAGTACAAAGAAAATTGACTATGATGCTCAGCTGAGGAAAGATGAACTGAAAAGTGTTTCTCAGAGATCACATCAG GATGGGCCTGCTTACTTCTCTGAAGAATCGAGGCGTATACAGTGCAGCAAGTGTGGGAACTCACATATATGGGTTTGCACCAATAGAAACAAGACTAAGGCGGCTAGATGGTGTCAG GATTGCTGTCAATATCATCAAGCAAAGGATGGAGATGGATGGGTGGAGTACAAAGGATCACTAGGCTTTGATGGCTCTCAAAAGAAG ATGGAAATTCCCCGGGCTTTTGTTTGTGCTGAGAGCAAAATCTTTGATGTTTCGGAATGGGCAATTTGCCAG GGAATAGCTTGCAGGCCAAACACTCATCGGCCAAGCTTCCATGTGAACATGGTTGGTTTGGAGAAGACAAATTCCACGGGTGAGAGGAGTAATTCAAGCAGATACCCATGGGACTTGGATGCAGAAATGATGgaggatgaagaggaagaaTTTGAGATGTGGCTACAAGAAGCTTTAGCCTCTGGTCTTTTCTGTGAAACTTCCAAACGTCGAAAAAGCTGGAGTCCTTTCAAACTCCCTCAGAAGAAGGGGAAGAAGCAATGGCGAAGAACATCTCAGTGA
- the LOC124932706 gene encoding cold-responsive protein kinase 1 — protein sequence MTTCFPLLFGRRVNLVRLSNEFSQELSDINKVNIYSYRELRNATDGFSPANKIGEGGFGSVYKGRLRNGRLAAMKVLSAQSRQGVQEFLTEINIISAVKHENLVELYGCCAEGDHRILVYNYVENNSLTQTLLGKGQNSNIQFNWRTRAKICIGIARGLAFLHDEVQPYIVHRDIKASNILLDCDLTPKIADFGLAKLIPAHMTHVSTRVAGTLGYLAPEYAIRGQLTRRADTYSFGVLIVEIVCGRNNTNTRLPFGEQYLLEMAWNLYERNELVTVVDASLEGHFDADEACRFLKIGLLCTQDSPKLRPSMSTVVKMLTGEIDVNEKMISKPGLISDMMELKVKNNNPDPKIGKKEASSDFNSNFNSNSNSTLSSGTSSCPTMTFTDICDRSI from the exons ATGACTACATGTTTCCCTTTATTATTTGGAAGGAGAGTAAATCTTGTAAGGCTGTCTAATGAGTTCTCCCAAG AACTCTCAGACATCAACAAAGTCAATATTTACTCGTACAGAGAGCTAAGAAATGCCACAGATGGTTTCTCGCCCGCCAATAAGATTGGAGAAGGTGGTTTTGGTTCTGTTTATAAG GGGAGACTTAGAAATGGGAGGCTTGCTGCCATGAAGGTTCTTTCAGCTCAGTCAAGGCAAGGGGTACAAGAGTTCTTGACAGAGATTAATATTATTTCGGCAGTCAAGCATGAGAATTTGGTGGAGCTTTACGGCTGTTGTGCAGAAGGAGACCATAGAATACTTGTCTACAACTACGTCGAGAATAACAGTCTTACGCAGACACTTCTTGGTAAGGGTCAGAATAGTAACATCCAATTTAATTGGAGAACAAGAGCTAAAATATGCATTGGGATTGCTCGGGGGCTCGCCTTTCTTCATGATGAAGTGCAGCCATACATTGTTCATCGAGATATTAAAGCTAGTAATATTCTCCTTGACTGTGACTTGACTCCTAAAATTGCGGATTTTGGTCTGGCAAAGCTTATCCCAGCTCACATGACCCATGTTAGCACCCGCGTAGCAGGAACATT AGGCTATCTGGCACCAGAATATGCGATAAGGGGACAATTGACAAGAAGAGCAGATACATACAGTTTTGGTGTACTCATTGTGGAAATTGTTTGTGGTAGAAACAACACTAATACACGCCTTCCTTTTGGAGAACAATATCTTCTAGAAATG GCATGGAATCTGTACGAGAGAAATGAACTAGTAACAGTTGTGGATGCATCTTTAGAAGGGCATTTTGATGCTGATGAGGCCTGCAGGTTCTTGAAAATTGGTCTTCTCTGCACACAAGACTCTCCGAAACTTCGTCCATCCATGTCCACAGTGGTCAAGATGCTGACAGGGGAGATTGACGTTAATGAGAAGATGATATCGAAACCAGGCTTGATATCGGATATGATGGAACTCAAAGTTAAGAACAACAATCCTGATCCTAAGATTGGTAAAAAGGAGGCATCTTCtgatttcaattcaaatttcaattcaaattcaaattccacGTTATCGTCGGGAACCTCATCTTGTCCAACCATGACATTTACTGATATATGTGATCGAAGCATATGA
- the LOC124931766 gene encoding photosystem II 10 kDa polypeptide, chloroplastic produces MAASVVSSLNLKPARFTVDQSVKGVPSLARTSSSFKVQASGVKKLKTDKPYGVNGSMALRDGLDASGRKGKGKGVYQYVDKYGANVDGYSPIYNEDEWSPTGDVYVGGKTGLLIWAITLTAILAGGALLVYNTSALAQ; encoded by the exons atggcGGCCTCAGTGGTGAGCTCGTTGAACCTGAAGCCAGCTCGGTTCACAGTTGATCAGAGCGTGAAGGGTGTTCCTTCTCTAGCCAGGACCTCATCCTCCTTCAAAGTTCAAGCCAGTGGTGTCAAGAAACTCAAAACTGACAAGCCCTACG GTGTTAATGGGAGCATGGCTTTGAGGGATGGACTTGATGCATCTGGAAGGAAGGGAAAG GGAAAGGGTGTTTACCAATATGTAGACAAGTATGGAGCTAATGTTGATGGATACAG CCCCATCTACAATGAGGATGAGTGGTCACCCACTGGCGATGTTTATGTTGGCg gtAAAACTGGGTTGTTGATATGGGCAATTACTTTGACGGCAATTCTGGCCGGTGGAGCACTCCTCGTTTACAACACCAGTGCTTTGgcacaataa